The following DNA comes from Lentibacillus sp. Marseille-P4043.
CGTTTAATCGAGAAGGAAAAGTGCTATATTGTTACTGCTAATCCTGAAATGGTTATGCGCACAACGGAGGATGCCTCTTATAAAAAGCAGGTGAACGCTGCCGATTTTATCGTACCTGATGGAGCGGGTATTGTGATTGCCTCCAAATTTATGAAACAACCAATTCAGGAGCGGATTCCTGGTTTCGAATTAATGGTAGATTTACTAGAATTTGCTAATGATAAAGGGTTATCGTGTTTTTTCCTTGGCGCTCAAGAGCAGGTGAATGAGAAAATGATTGATGAGATCGAGAAAAGATATCCTCATCTACGTATTGCTGGGAATCATCATGGCTATTTTTCGATTGATGATCCTGCAGTTGTTGAGCAGGTTAAGGCATCGGAGCCCGATCTTGTCTTCGCGGCACTTGGTTCCCCTAGACAGGAACAATGGATTACCGCACATTTTACTCAATTCGAAAAAGGGCTATTCATGGGGGTTGGCGGAAGTTTTGACGTGTTGGCAGGCGAAGTGAAGCGCGCACCTGATTCCTGGATCAGGCTCAATTTGGAATGGTTATACCGGCTGCTAAAACAGCCATTTCGCTGGAAAAGAATTTTAAAATCCCTGAAATTCATGGTATTGATTATGCTGGGCAAACGATAACAACCTATCTCCTTAAGTAGCTGGCTTAATGAGATGGGTTTTTTGTTAGTGGGACGGGGGGACAGGTTAGTTGTCCCGGTCTTAGACAGCGGTAGGACAGGGTTTCGAGGCGGGACAACTAACCTGTCCCTATGTCCCTTTGAAAGGCCGACAGAAAATTAGAAGACTTTTCGAACAATTTTAGTACATTTGCAGGTAGAAAAGGAGATTCAAGCATGGATAAACCCACGATTTACTTTTTAATGAATTCACTGGAGATTGAGCGGGGCGGTTTAACAAAGGCCTCTTTAAAACAGGCTTCTATGTTTGCTGAATTAGGGTATGAGGTACAAATGCTTTCCTTTAATTTTAATGCTTTCTACCCTTATATTAGACAGCAATTAGTAGAGCTTGGTAAGGTACATGAAAATGTGGTCATTCGTAATATGTATGAGGAATTGGAAGGTCAATCGGAGCCATTGTATTTTAACGGAAAGCTGAAACCAGCCAATCTGGAAAAATTGGCCGGTAATAGTGCGTTAAGCAAACGCAAAGGGCACAATGCATACCGAGTTTTTGAGAATGGCTGTTATACAAAATATATTAGCCTTGCAAGCGGAGACGCATTGAAATTTATTGATTACTTTAACGAAAATCGGTACCGGATTAGAAGGGAACAATTTGATCCTTGGGGAAAGCCGAAACAACTGACGTACATGGACTTTTTGACAAATAAACCACGTCAATCCATTTACTTTGACAAAAAAGGGCGAGCTTATCTTGCCGCATGGTACAATCAGGAAAAGGACAAATATGATCGCGTCTATTGTTTTTCCAAAAATGGTGAGATAGTCAAGGAGTATACGGGTGATATACTGAAATTAAAAATAGACTGGCTTGCTGAGGTTATTAAACATGATGAAAACCCTGTGATTGTGTCTGATACGAGAAGTACAGATGCTGTAATAACTGGCTTAAAAGAAGAGCGAGCTGTGAAAATCTGGCGTCTTCATAGTCATCATGTAGCACATCCATATGAAGATGATTCGCCGATTGCTGGGAAAGTGAAGCATGGCATCGCAAATTTGGATAAATTTGATGGCATCTTTTTATTAACCGAACAACAGAAGCGGGATATTAGTGAGAAATATGGCTATGGCGAAAAAATGTATGTCGTGCCACATTACCATGAACCTGTGCTGGAGCAGCAGATTGGTAAGGATGAAAAGCTTGCTGTTGTTATTAGTCGACTGTCAACGTTAAAACGTGTTGATCATATTATTAAGGCGTTTAAAAAAGTGGTGGATAAAGTTCCAGATGCGCGACTTGTTATTTATGGGAAGGGAACAGAAACAGATAAATTAAAGGTACTGATTCAGGATTTAGGGCTTGGAGAAAATGTTTCAATGCAAGGGTATACCAATGAACCAGACACTGTTTATGCCAATGCGTTATTTTCTGTTTTAGCATCAAAAAGTGAGGGATTCTCGTTATCCATCCTTGAATCAATGACGAATGGGACCCCTGTTATTAGCTATGACATCAAGTACGGGCCAAACGACCTAATTGAAAATGGCCAAAACGGATTTATTGTCGAAAAGGCAAACATCGACGCACTAGCCGAGAAAATGATTGACATGTTTACCCACCCCAAAGAAGCTATCAAAATGGGGGAAGACGCCAAACAACACATCGACAACCACTATAATAAAACAGTATACATCGACAAATGGGAGAAATATATACAGGAACTTATTGAATAGGGGGACGTGGGGACAGGTTTCTTGTCCCGGCCTTTAATAGCGGTAGGACAAGATTTCGAGGTGGGACAACTAACCTGTCCCCATGTCCCAGAGAGGAGGCTAATTATCAAAAAGGGTATATTATTTTTGTTTGTGGTTGTGGTTTTCGGTGCTTTGCCGTCTAGTGCGGTTGCGGCGAGCTTTGGGCCGGATGAGTGGAATCAGTATCGCTTGAACAGTGATAAAAATGCGGTATTTGATAATGGTTCAGATGCTTTGGATTACCAAGAATTTACAACGGCTGATCAGGTAAGGGCGACTCCGGTTATCGCTGGTAATACATTATTTATTGGAAATCACAATTCGGGTGATCTGTTTGCTTTTGATGTAACTACTGGTGAAAAACTATGGCAAAGTAAAGCACCAAACTGGGTTCATTCGGAAATGATCTACCATGATGGGCTTGTTTACGTTGGCTTTGGCAATCGATTTTTTCAGGAAAACGGGATTCGTGGAACAGAAGAAAGTGGTGTGTTAGCGCTTGATGCGGAAACCGGTGACATCGAGTGGAAGTTTAATACGGAAGGCGAAGTGATGCCAACGCCCGCATATTATGATGGTGTGCTATATGTTGCAACTGGTGACAAGCATCTGTATAAATTGGATCCCGCAAACGGAGAGCTGTTACATAAGGCGGACATTGGATCGACTGTGAGTATGTCGGCACCAAACATAACGGATGACACATTATATGTAGGTGGTAGCGGCCCACTTCCATACACATTTTCAGCGTACGATTTGCAGGCAGATGAATTTAAATGGCAAACGGAATTTCCAGCAGTTTTTGCCGGGTTAGATGATGTGCCTCCTGCCGTATCAGGCGATATTGTTGTTACAACGGCACTGGAAGGGGATAGCGACAACCCGGAACATTTTCTGTATGCGATGGATATTGCAACAGGCGAAATCCTTTGGCGGGAAAGTCTTGGCACAGGCGAATTTGTCAAAAACAACAAGTCTGGTGCGCCGATTATTTATGAAGGGGCTATATATGTTGGTAGCCCGATTACCAAAACATTTTACGCCTATGATTTAAAAACGGGTGATCAACTGTGGAAATATGAAAACGAGGTCATGAAAGCTCCACCTGTTGCACAAGATGGGATCGTCTATTTTTCCAACACAAAAGGGTTCATTTATGCATTAGATGCGGAATCAGGCGACGTTCTCGGAAAAAAGGAACTGGGTGGCAAATTAGCACCATCCGGCCCAATTATCATAAATGACACATTGTTCGTAGGCAGCCAGGATACGAATGTCTACGCTGTTCCACTGACAGATATCGTTAGTCAGCAGAAAATTGACGAGCGGAAGACTGCGGCAGAGGAAGATAGCCATGTTTTACAGTATGTGATTGGTGGTGCACTGGTTGTTATTGTGATTGGGTTAATTTTGTTTGTGGTTAGGCGTAGAAGCAAGGAATAGGAAATCGATAAGGAAAGCTTCTAAGAGAGGAACTCGGCGTTCGCCAAATACGAGGCGAATACCGAGTTTTTTTAAGTTGAATTAAAGAAAGTCAATAAGCGTAGTCAGAAAGCCCATAATGTCTTATAATAAAAATAGGAGGCGCTGATATCATGGAGAATCAGGAAGTCTTAAACAAGATTTTGCAAAAACTTGAGCAACAAGAGGGATTTCAAGAAGAAGTAAGACAAAAGCTAACATCACTGGAAGATAGGTTTACAACAGTTGATAAGGAGCTTACATCAATGGACGGAAGAATTTCATCAATAGATGGAAGACTTACATCATTGGACGAAAGAATTTCAACGATGGATGGAAGATTTACAACAATGGATGAAAGGCTTACAACAGTGGAAGAAAGACAAGAAAGAATGTTTGATTTACTTGTTTCGGTTAGCGAGAAAGTCAGTCAACCATTGGACAACATAGAGGCGCTTGCAAAACGTGTTTGGAATACAGAAAAAGATATCGCACAAATCCAAAGAAGAACAGGTTTAAAATAATGCAAAAGCACTGGAGCAAATTTCAGTGTTTTTTTCTTTTGTATTGATGGGGCTTTTTCACAGAACTTGATGAATAAACGCCAATCAAGAAAGTTGCTTTAGGTGTTAAAGAAGGGGATTTACATTGAATTGATGCAAAAGTTAACGCATTTAGGGAAGATGGAATTGAGGGGTTACGTGATTCATTGTGGTACTGTATACAATCAGAAACCCCTTCATATAGATTCACAATCGAAAATTCGCTTATGTCTGTCTGGTGGTGCGCTGTGAACTTTTTACTAATCACAAAAAAAGCTGCCAGCAAAATTCAGCCGACAGCTTCTCACTCTAATATGAATTTGTTGAATTATCACTTGCTTCTATACTCGTATCTTCATCTGTTTGATCAGTTTCACTGGCTGTTGCGCTTGTGTTATCTGTCAAATCTAATTGGCTTTTTAGAATCTGTTTTGTATCTTCAAGAGCTAGTTCATCCAATTTGTAAAAATACTTACGACCCGGTTGATAATCTTGCCCTTCCAACGTAAGTGAATCGATATCCAAACTTTTTCCGCTTGTTCCATAAGAAATAAAGCTTTTCATTTCATCGAATGTCATATTCGTGGTCATGTTTTTTCCTACTGCTTCAATAATGTTGTCAATTTTTAAAATGGAATTCATCGATACTGCTTTTTTCATCACAGCCTTGATTACTTCCTGCTGTCGTTTCCCGCGTTCGATATCATTATCCTGTTTCCGGGTACGAGCAAAGGCTAGTGCTTCCTCGCCATTTAATTTCTGCTCGCCAGGTAACAAGTGAATGGCACCGGCTTGGTCTTTGGAATTAAGTTCATTCATTTCATAAGGAACATCAATGGTTACGCCATCAACGGCATTGACAACGTCGATAAATGCTTCGAAGTTAACTTTTGCATAATAATCGACTGGAATATCCAATAAATTTTCCACTGTTTCAATGGTTGATTTGGGTCCACCGTATGCGTGTGCTTCTGTGATCTTCGTTTTTTTGCCGGCATCTTCGACATAAACATAAGAATCACGTGGTATGCTAAGTAGCTTTACACTCTTATCGTCTTTATTCAGTGTTGCGAGTATTAGGGTATCTGTACGCGAATTTCCGTTTTTATTATTTTTTCGGATATCACTGGCATCCACACCCATGATTAAGACTGAAACATTATCGACATCAGGATCAACTGTTGTATCACGTAACTCTGATTTTTCCCGTCCGTCATCTTTATAGGAATCAGAAAAAACGGAATCTGCTTTTACATATAAATACGTGGCATAGCTTACAAGCCCGAAAAACACAATAAGAATGGGCACTAATATGAAAACAACGCGTTTCTTGAGCCTACGCTTCTTTCTCTTGACACGACGTGAATTGTCTGGCATAGAAAAATTCCCCTTTTTAAGCAAAATACCTTTAGTTCTAGTATTATGCTAGTGTGATTATCTATATAGCAAAAAATTTATATTCATAAGCAAAACGATCTTATTCTAAAAAGTTACATTTTATACGGAAAATCAACATTAATTTTACTATGAAATAGCCTATTCGTAAATTAAAATTTGATTACAATCGTGTTAGAAACGTTTAACGTAGTGTGTAAGCCTTTACCAGACAACGTTCTGCAGCTTAAAAAAGATTTACTTTTATATGGTGTTTTTTTGGCACAGTTGGGGAAAATGTCGAATTTTAGAGGTCATGTTTATATAGAAGCATGGATCGTGTCGTCTACTCTAACAAGCAGAAATATTATCCACACTTTTCCCACGCTGAGATTCAGTGGCTTGTTCTCACGCCCAACAGCATGGTGGGAACCCTGCAGCCATTTCCTTTGTTTCATTGCTCAAATGCATTGTGCACCCAATCAAGCAGTATGAAAGTGACTAAATCACCAGATCCACTTTATTTTCGGGCTTTTTGCAGTTGGCACCTTTTTTGGTTGATCTTAGGACTTATTTCTCTGAAAAAAACACTTAGTCCCATTTTACAGGTAGTTTGGGGAAAAGTGTAGGCCTTTTGTATGGATTTTCAACAAAGTCATCACTTGCTTATCATCTGTTGACAAGAAGGTGCACTTTAATGATTTTAAAAAAATATATTCCATGCTACCTTCCACCCCTTACGAACGATTGTAATGGTGAAAGGAGGGGATGAAACATGGCAGAATCAGAAGTGTATAAATCGACGCTATCGCTTGTGCTTGATGACGGTGCGGACGTTTTGACAGGGAAACCAATCTATAAAACAAAAAGCTTCAACAACGTCAAAACAGCCGCAATAGCCGATCAGTTATACACAATCGCACAAGCTGTAGCAGGACTACAAGAACGACCACTCTACAACATCGAACGAAAAGACAACTCCGAAATCAGACAAGCATAGCGGGACATGGGGACAGGTTTGTTGTCCCAGCATCTAGATAGGGCGGAAGTGGCGGCATAGAGCCTTTTATCCCGAAGCTTTGAATGGGACAAGTGACCTGTCCGCGCGTCCCACCATTAAATGGAAGGAGGAAAGATGATGAAAAAGCTTGAGTTGAAATTTGCAAATAAAGAAGGTAAAACTGTTACGTATTCATTAGAGAAGCCGGTTGAACCAGTTGATCCAGCGGCAGTAAAGAGTGCCATGGAGGAAATCATTTCACAAAATGCTTTCACATCCACAGGCGGTGACCTTGTTTCAATCAAGAGTGCACGAGTCGTGGATCGGATTGTGACAGATATTGAATTAGCAGAATAGGGATAGGCAACAGGGCTGACATCATTTGAGGAGTCAGCCCCCAGTTTTTATCCCACTATCCCAAGCTTTTTCAATCCATTAAAAATCCCCGATTCTTCTACTGATGTTGTGCGGTGTTTTGCAAAATCAAATAGATCAGGGTGTGCATTTGCCATTGCAAAGCTTTCTCCAACTGTTTGAAGCATTTCTTTATCATTCATTCCGTCACCAAACGCAATAGCCTTTTCTTTAGGGATATCCAAACGTTTCAGCACGTTTTTGATTGCTTCCCCTTTGTTGACCGATTTGCGAATGATGTCATAGCAATGCTGAACGCCTTCAATGTTCACTTGTGAAAGGCGGATATCAGCTTCGATTTCATAAAGGGATGCTTGTGAAGGATCCAGTTTCATTATGGTGGCACCTAAAACACGATCCATTACAGCTTTCGTAAAACGTTCATTTTTCACCATCTGAAATGTCTCGATAAAATTGCTCGTTGCTGGTGAATCCAGTGCAGTAAAATAGTTCTTTTCGTTCGTATAAAGCACGATTTCCTGTCCATTATTCTCCGCGATCTCAAGAAATTGCTCAACCGTATTGGTGTTTATCGGCTCATCGAGGATGGTTTCGTTTTGATAAACGGCATATGCCCCGTTGTATCCAATAAATGAATCCACTCCAAGTTCCATCGCAAGATCCGCAATTTCGTGTAAAGGGCGCCCTGTTGCCAGGAAAACCTCTATACCCTTCGCCTTGGCCTGTGAAATTGCCTCCTTCGTTGATGCAGAATAAGTATGATCCGGTTTCAAAATTGTTCCATCTATATCCAGGAAAAGTATGTTATATGTCATAGTAGTCTCCTTTTGATTTTGGTAGTGGGACGTAGGGACAGGTTTCTTGTCCCCAGTAGCGAATCGCATGTTGGACAAGCATCTATCCGGGTTTAGAAGGGAAGCTGCAGTGGGACAAGGAACCATCCCCCATCCCCATGTCCCGCGCACCCCACGTAAGCACTGCTTAAGAGAACGCTGCGTAGCTTCTAAGCTGTTTATGATAGGCGGCTGTCTGTTCTTTATCCATCCCATCCGGTTCTTTAGGGATAATTAAACCTTGCAAATCGGATACGTACAGGAAAAAGTGGTGCGGGTCTTCCGTCAATTTCACAAAGCCATCCCAATTAAAATGCGTTGTTTCATCATTCATTGCTCGATCAATGCCATTGTCTGAAAAGGTCATTTCACACGCACCTAGTACATGGGAATAATCATTTTTCTGCATTTGTGCTTTTAGCTTGAAAAATGCGATGTTCGAATACAGCATCGGAAAAATCATAAAATAAATAATCGCTATCACCAAACTGGCAACAACGGCCGCGAATGACGTATCCATGAGAAACAACGCAACGAGGAAAAGCACGATTGTACTGATCCACTTAAAATATCTTTCTTTAATATGATGTGTATAAGAATGCTTAATGACGTCCTGCTGGAATGCAGTTAAATCATCAAAATTGAGTTGAAAACGAATGGTCATTTTCCTAAACTTCCTTTCACCAAACATAAAGGTGTCTGTTTGAATATATCTGTTCCATTATAGCAGATCCAGGCAAAAAACTTCATTTATAAAGGGCGTTCTCGCGTAGCTAGATTACCATATGTTGAGGGATTAAGCTTAGCGTCCGGGTTCATCTAAAAATGTGATAATGCTTAACAAATAAAAACTCCCGGTAAGGAGCAATAAAAAACGAATAAATTTTTTAAGAGGAGGAGATTAATTCCATGTCAGAGGAGAACAAAAATCGCAATAAGGACAAGAACAAACAATGAAATGTGATAAAATATACCGACCGGGATGTTGAGTTTGCCAATGATAGTGAATTTCTGAACCTGGATAATAAGAAAAATAAAAAAATAGCGCTCGTTCTCTGTTAGGAAGAAAGGCGCTATTTTTGGTTTTGGTGGGACATGGGGACAGGTCGAGAACACTGAAAAAGTCCGGTTCACAAAAATGAAGAGTATACTATCCGCAATATATATATGATTGTATTTGATAACGACGCTAAATATAGTGGTTTGTTCAATGACATCTATTGTAATGGTCACTTTTTCAGTGGCCTCGGACAGGTTTCGCGTCCCACCGCTCATCCCCGTCCTCATCGACAACTGTGCTGGGACAACTAACCTATCCCCACGTCCCGCAAAAAATAAAGCATCAGGATATCGCCGATTCATTATTTTTAACAAATGCCTTTTTTGTCCATTTTTTAGATTTCCATCTTTTAAGCATAAGAAATCCTCTTAACCATTCGTCTGCGATAAAGGCAATCCAAATTCCGACAAGACCAAGACCTAGATACAATCCGAAATACCACGCAAACGTTACACTAATCCCCCACATAGAGATAATCCCAATGAAAACAGGAAATTTTACATCTCCAGATGCACGAAGGGAGTTGATGACCACAAGATTAGATGCACGTCCGGGCTCCAAAATAATGGTAAGTAATAAAAGGATGGCGCCTTTTTCAATGATAGAGCGATTATCTGTAAAAATGCCAAGAAGCAAATCACTTGAAAAACACACGACAATTGCAGCAGAAACAGAGATGATAATTGCTAATTTTAAGCTGTTTAGGCAACGTTTGTAGGCCTTGTTTAGTTGATTATCCCCTACCATATGGCCGATTAGTATTTGGGTTCCTTGACTAATAGCTATTGAGAATAGAAAAATAAACATGATTGTATTTTGGGTATAAACTTTTGTAGTGATAGCAGTTGTACCCATTTGAGCAACAAAATACGTAATAGCCATCTGACTAACATTGTAGGAAAGTTGTTCTCCGGCTGAAGGAATACCAATGGCCAGTAAACTTTTTACGTGATCTTTTTGGTATTTGATAAACGAAAGGATTGGTAATTCACCTTTACTTCTTTTTATTAAAAGAACAAGTAATGTCAAGAATCCTAAAAAACGGCTAAATGTTGTGGCTAAAGCTACCCCTTCCACACCTAGAATTGGAAAGCCAAACGGACCAAAAATAACAAAATAGTTTCCGATAACGTTAAGTATATTCATGCCAATGGTCACATACATGGTGTCTTTGGTAAAACCATAACTCCGCAAAATTGCTGCTACTGTCATAATTAAAGCTTGAACAAAAATGAATCCGCCAACTATATTCATATAGATTGTTGCTTCTCCCATTAATTCATTAGGGAGATTCATAAGATTTAAAATCGATTTGCTAAAGAAAAGTAGCCCCAAGCTTAATAATAGTGAGAACCATAAATTTAGGCTAATCGAGGTAACTGCTATCGCTCCGGCAGTTTTTTCTTGTTTAGCTCCTAGATTTTGTGCCACAAGAATGGCTGCTCCAGCTGCAACGAAACCAAACATTACAATAACAACTGAAATAGTCTGGTTTGCTACACCTACTGCTGCGACAGAATGGTCTGAATACTGACTCAACATTAGCGTATCTGCATTACCCATTAGCATGTGAAGCAATGTTTCAATAAATATCGGCCATGTTAGTGCAAGTAAAGTTAGTTTTTTCTTGTTTTGACCAATCATTTAGGTTACCCTCCCTCAGACAGTAACACATGAAATATTGCAACCATTCTATGTTCCGTCCCATTTAAATTAGTTGCTCATTCATGCGCTATTTGCTATTTACTTGAAAAGCACCGCCTTAGGGTAGACGGTGCTCTAATAAAGGCTATTTCCTGTCATAATCCTTCGTTTATAAATCTAGGGGTAATGCCACTGATGTCGCCTATCTCGTCCCTATACCTGTCGTGAAAACTTCGTGGATAAATTTGATAGACAACACCTTTCTCTTCAACGCTACTAGTTTCTGCTAATCTACTTTTACATCGACCCGTTCAAAAATCCTAAATCCATATGGTGCTAGATCAATAGAGATTTTACCAGTGTCAACTAGATTTTTTTGAAATCCAAATTCCGTTAAAATTTGTTCATCAAACATACCTGACAGTCCAAATGATCCTGTGACATGTTCGGAACTATTGTTCACAACAAAAATAACACGGTTGTCTTCAGTGTACTTTTCATAAACAATCGTATTTTTTGCATCATCTACATGTAAAAAACGAAAATTTGCTCCGTTCGCATAAACGGAATTTGATTTTCGTAATGAGATCAACGCTTTAACAAAATGAAAGAGATCACGATTTTGCTTATCTTTATCCCAAATCATACATGCTCGGCACCCCGGATCCTGTCCACCTGTCATGCCAATCTCATCCCCATAATAGATACATGGTGTTCCAATAAATGTTAATTGAAAGAGGTAGAGTAATTTGACACGATCTACATTCCCGCCTGCTAAAGTCAAAATCCGTGGTGTGTCATGGCTGTCAAGCAGGTTGAACGCAACTTCATTCACATTAGCAGGGTACATATGTAAAACTTTAGTTATCGAATTGGCAAAAGTGCTTGCGTCCATTTCCTGTTTGGCGAAAAAATCAATAGTCCCATTTGTGAATGGATAGTTCATAACAGCATCAAATTGATCACCTAAAAGCCAAGGCATCGAGTCGTGCCAAATTTCACCTAAAATGTATGCATCCGGTTTGACGGATTTAACGACTTCTCGAAATTCCCGCCAAAATGCATGATCGACTTCGTTAGCAACATCCAGGCGCCAGCCGTCAATATCAAATTCTTCGATCCAATAGCGGGCAACATCCAATAAGTATTGCTTTACATCTGGGTGCTCGGTATTTAATTTTGGCATGGAAGCTCCAAAAGCGAATGTGTCATAGTTTGGTTTCGGCTCTGTAACGACTGGAAAATCCCAAAGATGGAACCAATCACGGTAAGCGGATTTGTCCTGATGTTCTAATACATCTTGAAACGGGGCAAAGTAATAACCACTGTGATTGAATACCGCATCTAGCATGACACGAATCCCTCGTTTGTGACACTCCGAAACGAGACGGCGAAATGTATCCTTGTCCCCGAATTGCGGGTCGATTTCCATGTAATCAATGGTGTCATATTTATGATTCGAATGTGCCTTGAAAATTGGGGTAAAATAGATCCCGTTTATGCCTAAATCAACCAAATAATCAAGATGTTCCATTACCCCATGAAAGTCACCACCAAAAAAGTTAGACGGAGTTGGATCGGTCTCGCCCCACGGTAATGTCCCAACTGGATCATTGGAAAGGTTCCCATTTGCAAATCGTTCAGGGAAAATTTGATACCAGACTGTTTCTTTCACCCAGGCAGGAGCCGAAAATACATCACCTTTATGCAAATATGGAAAACAAAAATAGGAATCTTTATCTGTTGATGCAGATTCAGAAAATCCACGCTCTGTATAATAAACGGTTTTATCAGAATTTGAACAGCGGAATCCATATCGCATTCTCCGGAATTCAGGTTTTACTGCAATTTTCCAATAGTCATGCATTTTCGTGGATCCCGATTTTTCCATAGCCGCTATTTTGTACAACCATTGTTCATTATCGATATGATAAGGATCGCCGAATAGGAGATCAACAGAGTCGACATCACTTTTTCCTGTTCGCAAGATGATATGTAA
Coding sequences within:
- a CDS encoding alpha-glycosidase is translated as MLMEAIYHRPKDNFVYAYNHETLHIILRTGKSDVDSVDLLFGDPYHIDNEQWLYKIAAMEKSGSTKMHDYWKIAVKPEFRRMRYGFRCSNSDKTVYYTERGFSESASTDKDSYFCFPYLHKGDVFSAPAWVKETVWYQIFPERFANGNLSNDPVGTLPWGETDPTPSNFFGGDFHGVMEHLDYLVDLGINGIYFTPIFKAHSNHKYDTIDYMEIDPQFGDKDTFRRLVSECHKRGIRVMLDAVFNHSGYYFAPFQDVLEHQDKSAYRDWFHLWDFPVVTEPKPNYDTFAFGASMPKLNTEHPDVKQYLLDVARYWIEEFDIDGWRLDVANEVDHAFWREFREVVKSVKPDAYILGEIWHDSMPWLLGDQFDAVMNYPFTNGTIDFFAKQEMDASTFANSITKVLHMYPANVNEVAFNLLDSHDTPRILTLAGGNVDRVKLLYLFQLTFIGTPCIYYGDEIGMTGGQDPGCRACMIWDKDKQNRDLFHFVKALISLRKSNSVYANGANFRFLHVDDAKNTIVYEKYTEDNRVIFVVNNSSEHVTGSFGLSGMFDEQILTEFGFQKNLVDTGKISIDLAPYGFRIFERVDVKVD